A region of the Ischnura elegans chromosome 11, ioIscEleg1.1, whole genome shotgun sequence genome:
AAGGCCTAACGGGGGGGTGTAGTGAAGGAGGGGGGTGGAAGTACTCACTCTGCGAGGGTGGTGGTGACCCAACTGGAGGTCTCCCGAGGAAGGGGATGGTGACCCGGCGATGAGGTCTCCCGAGGAAGGTAATGGTGACCCAGCGATGAGGTCTCCCGAGGAAGAGGATGGTGACCCGGCGATGAGGTCTCCCGAGGAAGGTAATGGTGCAGAGTCCGCGACCGGCAAGGGTGTATTGGCCGAAGGGAGCGCCTCGACGACCCAGCAAGGGGTTCTGCCGTGAGCGAGGAAAAGGCGTAGGCGGGAATGGCCCTGATGCGTCTTCGATGCTCGCTTAAATATTGTTTTTGCCGGGCATCAATGACGCAGGGAGTCGCCCGAAAACCGCTACTCGCGGTTCGTTGACCGGGGTATTCCCTAGGAGCAGGTGCACATGAGCGGGCGGGGAAAGACCAAAGGGGACAAAAGGCGAAGGCGACAAAGTGTCGGGGTATGTTCACCCAAATCCTTCAGGGGTGGACCCCGGCACGCGGGAAAGGCCCAAACGCAGAAGGCGTCGAACGGAACCGTGCCTCTGTGCCGGTCGCTGggaaagggtgaagggaggggggtGAGCGCATGAGGGGGGTAGGTGGAGGTTCCCTCCCACATCACCCCCTTAGCAAATCAggcaacggggggggggggggggtatgacAATATAAGGAGCATTTAAAGGGCACAcatgaaagataaatattttaaacaaatgtttGCAATATAATAAGTGAGTTTACTAAGTGacattagaattaaaatttaaaaaaaattaaatcacaattATACCACAGTATTTACAAACAGGAGAAATTAACGcactttaaaacaaaaaaaataatgttcataaGTTTTTGCGTATTGAGTAAGTTACTCTTTAATCACTGTTAGTtttgggtttatttttttaaataaaagttcaCTAAGCACAAAAACACTAATTGTTCACCGTTTAGCGGCAGCCCTCTTCCTCCTTTTGTTAAGTTCCCGCCGTCTCTTATTGTGTTGGCGGCGGGAAACCTTTCTTTTTTGGCCCTCCCTCACGCCTTCCATCTCCGCACCGCTCCAATCACTAGCACACAATTGGAGTGTGCACTCCATGGTGCAGTCGTTCGGAGATGGCGGCGGCTGGTGATGGTCGAAGCCATTTCCTGGCGTCGGCGGTCGCTCCGGGGTCGATGGGGGGTGCAATGCAGTGTCATCGTGGGATAGCTCCCACGTGTGCCATGATACGCAGCATGGAGCGGATTTCGTTAGCTCCATTTCCGGTAGGGCACCTGGTGTTGGGGGCCGCTCTGGGGTAGATGGGATAATCAGGCCGCAACCACAATCAATTGCCCCCCACACTGGCGGGGTAGGTCGCGGCGGTACCTCATCCTCGTCCTCCAGGTCCGATAAGGAGCTGCCAAATATCTCCATTAGCCTGGAAAGGCGTGGACGGGCAATTGGCTGTCGATCCATATCTAGAAAGAATATACAGTCTAAGTGCGTGGCCTTCGCCCAGGGAGAGGTCGAAGGTCATAGCGAGGGGTCTCCCTGGTTTCGGGCGGATGAGGAGAAGGGGTGGCGGATGATTTTTCCTCGGACTCAGGCATAGTTCTCGTTCCACTGAGTTCAGGAAAATAGGGAAGAGGTGGGGGAGTCTCGGAGTCTTCGAGGAATCTTGGAAGTGATGGCTGAGGGTCAGGGGGTAAGGGAAGAAGATTCCTGACGTGTGATATAAGACACCGTCCGTTTTGGACATTTTTAATATCGTAAGAGACCGGACTTCTAATTTTTATCACTTGGTATGGACCTATCCAGCGTGACGCCAACTTTCTACTGGTtccattaataaaattcatgtttcgGAGGAGGACCATTTGTCCCACCATGAGTGATGGAAGAGTGAGTCCCTCATTGATCCTCTCTCGTTCACTCTCTAAATTTCTCCGACTGAGTTCTGCGGCCTGTTCGTGAGCCATCTGCAGCCTCCGCCGCAGCACGAGTTCATACGGAAGATCGTCGGCGTATGATATGCCGACAGGCTGGAGAACTGCTTCCCATGGCATATCCATTTCTCGTCCATAGAGTAAATATGAGGGGGTAAATCCCGTAATTCGATTTTTACTATTTCGGTAAACAAATAgggcaaaatttaaatgttcGTCCCAATCTGTGTGATCCTGAGACACATAATGTGAAATAACGGAGGCAAAAGATTGATGCGCCCTTTCTAAGCGACCGTTGGCGGCTGGATTATAAGGAGAAGTACAGATTGCCTTAATgttcaaaattttacatatatttttcattaaattggaGGTGAAGTTTGCTCCGCGATCTGTCAGAAGAATTTTCGGCACTCCATGGCGGCAAATGACGGTTTCCACGAAGGCCCGTGCCACCGTCTCTGCCGATTGGTCAGGGATCGCGACTGCTTCCGGGTACCGCGTAAAATAATCTTGGCACGTTAAAATATACTTGTTTCCACGAGAGGACATCGGCATCGGCCCAACAATATCCAGCGCTATCTTCTCCATAGGAAGAGTTGC
Encoded here:
- the LOC124168450 gene encoding uncharacterized protein LOC124168450 isoform X2; translation: MEIFGSSLSDLEDEDEVPPRPTPPVWGAIDCGCGLIIPSTPERPPTPGALPEMELTKSAPCCVSWHTWELSHDDTALHPPSTPERPPTPGNGFDHHQPPPSPNDCTMECTLQLCASDWSGAEMEGVREGQKRKVSRRQHNKRRRELNKRRKRAAAKR
- the LOC124168450 gene encoding uncharacterized protein LOC124168450 isoform X1, whose translation is MDRQPIARPRLSRLMEIFGSSLSDLEDEDEVPPRPTPPVWGAIDCGCGLIIPSTPERPPTPGALPEMELTKSAPCCVSWHTWELSHDDTALHPPSTPERPPTPGNGFDHHQPPPSPNDCTMECTLQLCASDWSGAEMEGVREGQKRKVSRRQHNKRRRELNKRRKRAAAKR